One stretch of Bacteroidota bacterium DNA includes these proteins:
- a CDS encoding methyltransferase domain-containing protein: MPNCCSTPSISESTGKFFSKRSKRYARSFRKGKLERIQHYLIEEICKEGLEGKTILDIGSGVGKLHLTLLRRGASFATGVDMSEEMIGHAKAFAKNFSVEQKTSYQHGDFLNIAGSIASADITMLDKVICCYEDLEGLISLSAKKTNTIYALIFPSNTFIVHLIFTLEIAFAKLFRSGFRPYWHEWNNVQTILTKQGFTRSYSRTMMLWQAAIYRREK; the protein is encoded by the coding sequence ATGCCCAATTGCTGTTCCACACCATCCATTTCAGAATCTACCGGAAAATTCTTTTCGAAACGTTCAAAGCGGTATGCCCGTTCGTTTCGTAAGGGAAAGCTTGAAAGAATTCAACACTATTTGATTGAAGAGATTTGCAAAGAGGGACTTGAAGGAAAAACGATACTCGATATCGGCAGCGGGGTTGGAAAATTACATTTGACTCTTCTCCGGCGTGGAGCGTCGTTTGCCACTGGAGTCGACATGTCTGAAGAAATGATTGGGCATGCAAAAGCATTTGCCAAAAATTTTAGCGTCGAGCAAAAGACTTCGTATCAACATGGTGATTTTTTGAATATTGCCGGCTCGATTGCCTCCGCAGATATCACAATGTTGGACAAAGTGATTTGTTGCTATGAAGATTTAGAAGGATTAATTTCATTATCCGCTAAAAAGACAAATACCATCTATGCTCTCATTTTCCCTTCGAATACATTCATCGTTCATCTTATTTTCACTCTGGAGATTGCATTCGCAAAACTTTTCCGATCAGGTTTCAGACCATACTGGCATGAATGGAACAATGTTCAAACCATTTTGACGAAACAGGGATTTACACGTTCATATTCTCGAACAATGATGCTTTGGCAGGCAGCAATCTATAGAAGGGAAAAATGA